The proteins below come from a single Pseudomonas chlororaphis genomic window:
- a CDS encoding 2OG-Fe(II) oxygenase — translation MRAMQIPSDHPLLLRIVDDLAERGWSQQNLFLPDALTRALAAECRQRAAEGELAPAAVGRGPFSEIREGIRGDRIQWIEPGQAQACDHYLALMDSLREAMNRGLFLGLEDFESHFALYPPGAFYLKHVDRFRDDDRRMVSAVLYLNDAWSAEQGGQLRMYLDDGVEHDVVPVGGCLVVFLSGDIPHEVLPATRNRLSLTGWFRRRGNELF, via the coding sequence ATGCGCGCCATGCAAATACCTTCTGATCACCCGCTGCTGTTACGTATCGTCGACGACCTGGCCGAGCGCGGCTGGTCGCAGCAGAACCTGTTCCTGCCGGACGCGCTGACCCGCGCCCTGGCGGCCGAGTGTCGCCAGCGCGCCGCCGAAGGCGAACTGGCGCCGGCGGCGGTCGGGCGCGGACCGTTCTCGGAGATCCGCGAAGGTATCCGGGGTGATCGCATCCAATGGATCGAGCCTGGCCAGGCGCAGGCTTGCGATCATTACCTGGCCTTGATGGACAGCCTGCGCGAGGCGATGAACCGTGGGCTGTTCCTGGGCCTGGAGGATTTCGAAAGCCACTTCGCCCTGTACCCGCCCGGCGCGTTCTACCTCAAGCATGTCGACCGCTTTCGTGACGACGACCGGCGCATGGTGTCGGCGGTGCTCTACCTCAATGACGCCTGGTCGGCGGAACAGGGTGGCCAACTGCGCATGTACCTGGACGATGGCGTGGAGCATGACGTCGTGCCCGTCGGCGGTTGCCTGGTGGTGTTCCTCTCGGGCGACATTCCCCACGAAGTCCTGCCGGCCACGCGCAACCGCCTGTCCTTGACCGGCTGGTTCCGGCGCCGCGGCAACGAGTTGTTCTGA
- a CDS encoding phosphorylcholine phosphatase, translating to MKLAPRFLAVALSLGLAGQALATELKHWPAEQAKALDAMIAANANKGNYAVFDMDNTSYRYDLEESLLPFMENKGLITRETLDPSLKLMPFKDTADHKESLFSYYYRLCEVDDMVCYPWVAQVFSGFTLKELKGYVDELMASGKPVPTTYYDGDKVVNSTVNPPKVFTGQAELYNKLMENGIEVYVMTAASEELVRMVAADPKYGYNLKPQNVIGVTTLLKDRKTGELTTARKQISAGKYDEKANLDLEYTPYLWTPATWMAGKHAAILTYIDEWKKPVLVGGDTPSSDGYMLFHDVDVAKGGIHLWVNRKDKYMTQINGMMAKHAAAQAKEGLPVTADKNWVIVKPEDIQ from the coding sequence ATGAAGCTCGCACCTCGTTTTCTCGCTGTCGCCTTGAGCCTGGGCCTGGCCGGACAGGCCCTTGCCACCGAGCTCAAGCACTGGCCGGCCGAGCAGGCCAAGGCCCTGGACGCGATGATCGCGGCCAACGCCAACAAGGGTAACTACGCGGTGTTCGACATGGACAACACCAGCTACCGTTACGACCTCGAGGAATCGTTGCTGCCGTTCATGGAGAACAAGGGCCTCATCACCCGCGAAACCCTGGACCCGTCCCTCAAGCTGATGCCGTTCAAGGACACCGCCGACCACAAGGAAAGCCTGTTCAGCTATTACTATCGCCTGTGCGAAGTGGACGACATGGTCTGCTACCCCTGGGTGGCCCAGGTGTTCTCCGGTTTCACCCTCAAGGAGCTCAAGGGCTACGTCGACGAGCTGATGGCTTCTGGCAAGCCGGTGCCCACCACGTATTACGACGGCGACAAGGTCGTCAACTCCACCGTCAACCCGCCCAAGGTCTTCACCGGCCAGGCCGAGCTGTACAACAAACTGATGGAAAACGGCATCGAGGTCTATGTCATGACCGCGGCGTCGGAAGAATTGGTGCGCATGGTCGCTGCCGATCCGAAGTATGGCTACAACCTCAAGCCGCAGAACGTGATCGGCGTGACCACGCTGCTCAAGGATCGCAAGACGGGCGAACTGACCACGGCCCGCAAGCAGATCAGCGCCGGCAAGTATGACGAGAAGGCCAACCTCGACCTGGAGTACACGCCTTACCTGTGGACGCCGGCGACCTGGATGGCCGGCAAGCATGCAGCGATCCTGACCTACATCGACGAGTGGAAGAAACCGGTGCTCGTGGGCGGCGACACGCCGAGCAGCGATGGCTACATGTTGTTCCACGATGTGGATGTAGCGAAGGGCGGTATCCACCTGTGGGTCAACCGCAAGGACAAATACATGACCCAGATCAACGGCATGATGGCCAAGCATGCTGCGGCCCAGGCCAAGGAAGGGCTGCCGGTGACGGCGGACAAGAACTGGGTGATCGTCAAGCCGGAAGACATCCAGTAA
- a CDS encoding purine nucleoside phosphorylase — MEKILVSRCLLGHRVRYDGGASGPFDQLQQWFDEGRVVPLCPEVAGGLPTPRAAAEIAGGQGVQVLDGQAAVITTDGEDVSAQFLSGADQALALVREHGIRIAVLKANSPSCGNLLTYDGTFSGVKVSGEGVTAALLKRHGVRVFNELELAEVALALVVLNSR; from the coding sequence ATGGAAAAAATCCTGGTCAGTCGCTGCCTGCTCGGCCACCGGGTGCGCTATGACGGCGGTGCCAGCGGGCCATTCGATCAACTTCAGCAATGGTTCGACGAAGGCCGGGTCGTGCCCCTGTGCCCGGAAGTCGCCGGCGGCCTGCCCACGCCCCGGGCCGCGGCGGAGATTGCCGGTGGACAGGGCGTCCAGGTGCTCGACGGCCAGGCGGCGGTGATCACCACAGACGGCGAGGACGTGAGTGCGCAGTTCCTGTCGGGCGCCGACCAGGCGCTGGCGCTGGTGCGCGAACACGGCATCCGGATCGCCGTGCTCAAGGCCAACAGCCCATCGTGCGGCAACCTGCTGACCTACGACGGCACGTTTAGTGGCGTGAAAGTCAGTGGCGAGGGCGTGACAGCGGCCTTGCTCAAGCGCCATGGGGTGCGGGTGTTCAATGAGTTGGAGTTGGCTGAAGTTGCGTTGGCGCTCGTGGTGTTGAACAGTCGCTGA
- a CDS encoding diacylglycerol kinase yields MKKTLPLSLIAALGENRVIGVDNSMPWHLPGDFKYFKATTLGKPIIMGRKTWDSLGRPLPGRLNIVVSRQPGLLLEGAEVFSSLDAAVERAEAWAQAQGVDELMLIGGAQLYALALEQADRLYLTRVALSPEGDAWFPAFDANQWTLVSNQPNPAEGDKPAYSFEVWERR; encoded by the coding sequence ATGAAAAAAACACTTCCCTTAAGCCTGATCGCAGCCCTTGGTGAAAACCGGGTGATCGGCGTCGACAACAGCATGCCCTGGCACTTGCCGGGGGATTTCAAATACTTCAAGGCCACCACCCTGGGCAAGCCGATCATCATGGGACGCAAGACCTGGGACTCCCTCGGTCGACCGTTGCCGGGGCGCCTGAACATCGTGGTCAGTCGCCAGCCTGGCTTGCTGCTCGAGGGCGCGGAAGTCTTTTCCAGCCTCGACGCCGCCGTGGAACGGGCCGAAGCCTGGGCGCAGGCGCAGGGTGTCGATGAGCTGATGTTGATCGGCGGTGCGCAGCTGTACGCCCTGGCACTGGAGCAGGCCGACCGGCTGTACCTGACCCGCGTGGCGCTGAGCCCGGAAGGGGATGCGTGGTTTCCGGCGTTCGACGCGAACCAGTGGACGCTGGTTTCGAACCAGCCGAACCCGGCCGAAGGGGATAAGCCGGCGTATAGCTTCGAGGTGTGGGAGAGGCGTTAA
- a CDS encoding dihydroxy-acid dehydratase (catalyzes the dehydration of 2,3-dihydroxy-3-methylbutanoate to 3-methyl-2-oxobutanoate in valine and isoleucine biosynthesis) yields the protein MPDYRSKTSTHGRNMAGARALWRATGMKDDDFKKPIIAVANSFTQFVPGHVHLKDLGQLVAREIERAGGVAKEFNTIAVDDGIAMGHDGMLYSLPSREIIADSVEYMVNAHCADAIVCISNCDKITPGMLMAALRLNIPVIFVSGGPMEAGKTKLASHGLDLVDAMVIAADSSASDEKVAEYERSACPTCGSCSGMFTANSMNCLTEALGLALPGNGSTLATHSDREQLFLQAGRTIVELCKRYYGENDASVLPRNIANFKAFENAMTLDIAMGGSTNTILHLLAAAQEAEIDFDLRDIDRLSRNVPQLCKVAPNIQKYHMEDVHRAGGIISILGSLARGGLLHTDLPTVHSKTMAEAIAKWDITQTTDEAVHHFFKAGPAGIPTQTAFSQSTRWETLDDDRENGCIRSVEHAYSKEGGLAVLYGNIALDGCVVKTAGVDESIHVFEGNAKIFESQDSAVRGILADEVKAGDIVIIRYEGPKGGPGMQEMLYPTSYLKSKGLGKACALLTDGRFSGGTSGLSIGHASPEAAAGGAIGLVRDGDKVLIDIPNRSINLLISDEELAARRVEQDKKGWKPVEVRPRKVTTALKAYALLATSADKGAVRNKAMLDGL from the coding sequence AAGGACCTGGGTCAACTGGTGGCCCGGGAAATCGAACGCGCTGGCGGCGTGGCGAAAGAATTCAACACCATCGCCGTGGACGACGGCATCGCCATGGGCCACGACGGCATGCTCTATTCGCTGCCCAGCCGCGAGATCATCGCCGACTCCGTCGAGTACATGGTCAACGCCCACTGCGCCGACGCCATCGTGTGCATTTCCAACTGCGACAAGATCACCCCCGGCATGCTGATGGCCGCGCTGCGCCTGAACATCCCGGTGATCTTCGTTTCCGGCGGCCCGATGGAAGCCGGCAAGACCAAGCTGGCCAGCCACGGCCTCGACCTGGTGGACGCCATGGTGATCGCCGCCGACTCCAGCGCTTCTGACGAGAAAGTCGCCGAGTACGAGCGCAGCGCCTGCCCGACCTGCGGTTCGTGCTCCGGCATGTTCACCGCCAACTCGATGAACTGCCTGACCGAAGCCCTGGGCCTGGCCCTGCCGGGCAACGGCTCGACCCTGGCCACCCACAGCGACCGCGAGCAGCTGTTCCTGCAGGCCGGCCGCACCATCGTCGAGCTGTGCAAGCGCTACTACGGTGAGAATGATGCGTCGGTGTTGCCACGCAACATCGCCAACTTCAAGGCGTTCGAAAACGCCATGACCCTGGACATCGCCATGGGCGGTTCCACCAACACCATCCTGCACCTGCTGGCCGCCGCCCAGGAAGCCGAGATCGATTTCGACCTGCGCGACATCGACCGCCTGTCCCGCAACGTGCCGCAACTGTGCAAGGTCGCGCCGAACATCCAGAAGTACCACATGGAAGATGTGCACCGTGCCGGCGGGATCATCAGTATCCTCGGTTCCCTGGCCCGAGGCGGGTTGCTGCACACCGACCTGCCGACCGTGCACAGCAAGACCATGGCCGAGGCTATCGCCAAGTGGGACATCACCCAGACCACCGACGAAGCCGTGCATCACTTCTTCAAGGCAGGCCCGGCGGGCATTCCGACACAGACCGCGTTCAGCCAGTCGACCCGTTGGGAAACCCTGGACGACGATCGTGAGAACGGCTGCATCCGCAGCGTCGAGCACGCCTACTCCAAGGAAGGCGGGTTGGCCGTGCTGTACGGCAACATCGCCCTGGACGGTTGCGTGGTGAAGACCGCCGGCGTCGATGAGTCGATCCACGTGTTCGAAGGCAACGCCAAGATCTTCGAAAGCCAGGACAGCGCCGTGCGCGGGATCCTCGCGGACGAGGTGAAGGCCGGCGACATCGTGATCATTCGCTACGAAGGCCCGAAAGGTGGCCCGGGCATGCAGGAAATGCTCTACCCCACGTCCTACCTGAAGTCCAAGGGCCTGGGCAAAGCCTGCGCCCTGCTCACCGACGGCCGTTTCTCCGGCGGGACTTCGGGCCTGTCCATCGGTCACGCTTCGCCTGAAGCGGCGGCAGGTGGCGCCATCGGCCTGGTGCGCGATGGCGATAAGGTGCTGATCGACATTCCGAACCGCTCGATCAACCTGTTGATCAGCGATGAAGAGCTGGCCGCGCGCCGCGTCGAACAGGACAAGAAAGGCTGGAAGCCGGTGGAAGTGCGCCCGCGCAAGGTCACCACGGCACTCAAGGCCTACGCCCTGCTCGCCACCAGCGCCGACAAGGGCGCTGTACGCAACAAGGCAATGCTCGACGGCTTGTAA
- a CDS encoding membrane protein, which yields MTKLQELWLTEAIRLREEHAGPLQDQEANRLARAAGGELSTRIRHRARWLAERDGLVLALRHWLQGARLALVVLAVLAVVSGAGLGFAALGDGQTPVNVFWALGSLLGLNLVLLIGWALGLAFAGGQDAVLGRLWLWLSEKLARDAKAIQLAPALLLLLQRKRLNRWVLGALVNGVWLVAMVSALVIVLMLMATRRYGFVWETTLLGSETFVALTRALGTVPALLGFNVPTVEMIRASGDGALNLDSARQAWATWLVGVVLVYGVLPRLGLALLCLWRWRRGRADLALDLNLPGYAQLRERLMPSSERLGINDAAPAQLHQVQSPAGTVQSTGALLVAIELDERPWPPKLPDSVKNAGVLDSRESRHKLLEQLSRFPPARLAIACDPRRSPDRGSLALIAELARSASATRVWLLQAPPGEALDAERLGDWHSALQQLQLPFADCAPMSWLENGHD from the coding sequence GTGACGAAACTGCAAGAACTCTGGTTGACCGAGGCCATCCGCCTGCGTGAAGAGCACGCCGGCCCGTTGCAGGACCAGGAAGCCAATCGCCTGGCCCGTGCGGCCGGCGGTGAGTTGTCCACCCGTATCCGCCATCGCGCCCGCTGGCTGGCCGAGCGCGATGGCCTCGTCCTGGCTCTGCGCCACTGGTTGCAAGGGGCGCGCCTGGCGCTGGTGGTGTTGGCGGTGCTCGCCGTGGTCAGCGGCGCCGGCCTGGGCTTTGCCGCACTCGGCGACGGTCAGACGCCAGTCAACGTGTTCTGGGCCTTGGGCAGCCTCCTGGGCCTCAACCTGGTCCTGCTGATCGGCTGGGCCCTCGGCCTGGCGTTCGCCGGGGGCCAGGATGCCGTGCTGGGCCGCTTGTGGTTGTGGCTCAGCGAGAAGCTCGCCCGCGACGCCAAGGCCATCCAACTGGCGCCGGCCCTGCTGCTGTTGTTGCAACGAAAGCGACTCAACCGCTGGGTTCTCGGGGCGCTGGTCAACGGCGTCTGGCTGGTAGCGATGGTCAGCGCGCTGGTCATCGTACTGATGCTGATGGCGACCCGGCGCTACGGGTTTGTCTGGGAAACCACCCTGCTCGGCAGCGAGACCTTTGTCGCGCTGACCCGCGCCCTCGGTACTGTGCCTGCCCTGCTGGGTTTCAACGTACCGACCGTGGAGATGATCCGCGCCAGCGGCGACGGCGCCCTGAACCTCGACAGCGCCCGCCAGGCCTGGGCCACCTGGCTGGTGGGCGTGGTGCTGGTCTACGGCGTGCTGCCACGCTTGGGCCTGGCGCTGCTGTGCCTGTGGCGCTGGCGCCGCGGTCGCGCCGACCTGGCCCTGGACTTGAACCTGCCGGGCTATGCCCAGTTACGCGAACGTCTGATGCCCAGCAGCGAGCGACTGGGAATCAACGACGCCGCGCCCGCCCAGTTGCATCAGGTACAAAGCCCCGCCGGCACGGTGCAAAGCACCGGTGCCTTGCTGGTGGCCATCGAGCTGGACGAGCGGCCCTGGCCGCCGAAGCTGCCCGACTCGGTGAAAAACGCCGGTGTCCTCGACAGCCGCGAGTCTCGCCACAAACTCCTCGAACAACTGTCGCGATTTCCACCGGCGCGGTTGGCGATTGCCTGTGATCCACGCCGCTCGCCAGACCGGGGCAGCCTGGCGTTGATCGCCGAACTGGCCCGCAGCGCCAGCGCCACTCGCGTGTGGCTGTTACAGGCGCCGCCCGGCGAAGCGCTGGACGCCGAACGCCTGGGCGACTGGCACAGCGCACTGCAACAGCTGCAATTGCCTTTCGCCGATTGCGCCCCCATGAGCTGGTTGGAGAACGGCCATGACTGA
- a CDS encoding GTPase SAR1 codes for MTDSIKPLKLAVVGHTNVGKTSLLRTLTRDVGFGEVSHRPSTTRHVEGARLSVDGQALLELYDTPGLEDAIALLDYLECLERPGERLDGPARLARFLEGSEARQRFEQEAKVLRQLLASDAGIYVIDAREPVLAKYRDELEVLASCGKPLLPVLNFVSSTQHREPDWREALARLGLHALVRFDSVAPPEDGERRLYESLALLLESARGQLERLIADQQAQRLARQQSAARLIAELLIDCAACRRSVASDPERERQAIDELRHAVRQREQRCVESLLKLYAFRPQDAAASDLPLLDGRWGDDLFNPETLKQLGVRVGGGIAAGAAAGAGVDLLVGGLTLGAAALAGAIAGGALQTARSYGNRLMGKLKGQRELTVDDSVLRLLALRQRQLLQALNQRGHAALDSIRIATPQADKTWREGKLPDALAKARAHPQWSSLNPQARLSQAERQEQIEQLAGQL; via the coding sequence ATGACTGATTCCATCAAGCCGCTGAAACTGGCCGTGGTCGGGCATACCAACGTCGGCAAGACCTCGTTGCTGCGCACCCTTACCCGGGACGTCGGCTTCGGCGAAGTGTCCCATCGCCCGAGCACCACCCGGCACGTCGAGGGCGCACGCCTCTCGGTGGACGGGCAAGCCCTGCTGGAGCTGTACGACACCCCAGGCCTGGAGGACGCCATCGCCCTGCTCGACTACCTCGAATGCCTGGAGCGCCCCGGTGAACGCCTGGACGGCCCGGCACGCCTGGCCCGTTTTCTCGAAGGCAGCGAGGCGCGGCAACGCTTCGAGCAAGAGGCCAAGGTGTTGCGGCAGTTGCTCGCCAGCGACGCCGGCATTTATGTCATCGACGCCCGTGAACCGGTGCTGGCCAAGTACCGCGATGAGCTGGAGGTCCTCGCCAGTTGCGGCAAGCCGCTGCTGCCGGTACTCAATTTCGTCAGCAGCACCCAACACCGTGAGCCCGACTGGCGCGAAGCCCTGGCACGCTTGGGGCTGCATGCCCTGGTGCGCTTTGACAGCGTCGCGCCGCCCGAGGATGGCGAACGACGCTTGTATGAAAGCCTCGCGCTGTTGCTGGAAAGCGCCCGCGGGCAACTGGAGCGGTTGATTGCCGACCAACAGGCTCAGCGCCTGGCCCGCCAGCAGAGCGCAGCCCGGTTGATCGCCGAGCTGTTGATCGACTGCGCCGCCTGCCGCCGCAGCGTCGCCAGCGACCCCGAGCGGGAGCGCCAGGCCATCGACGAGCTACGCCATGCAGTGCGTCAGCGCGAACAACGCTGCGTCGAATCCCTGCTCAAGCTCTATGCCTTCCGCCCCCAGGACGCCGCCGCCAGTGACTTGCCACTGCTCGACGGACGCTGGGGCGATGACCTGTTCAATCCCGAGACTTTGAAGCAATTGGGTGTGCGGGTTGGCGGTGGAATCGCCGCAGGCGCCGCGGCCGGTGCCGGGGTGGACTTGCTGGTGGGCGGCCTGACCCTCGGCGCCGCCGCCCTCGCCGGGGCCATTGCCGGCGGCGCCCTGCAAACCGCCCGCAGCTACGGCAATCGACTCATGGGCAAACTCAAGGGCCAGCGCGAACTGACGGTGGACGACAGCGTGCTGCGCCTGCTGGCCCTGCGCCAACGGCAACTGCTGCAAGCCCTCAACCAGCGTGGCCATGCGGCCCTCGACAGCATCCGCATCGCCACGCCCCAGGCAGACAAGACCTGGCGCGAAGGCAAGCTGCCCGACGCCCTGGCCAAGGCCCGCGCCCATCCCCAGTGGTCCAGCCTCAACCCCCAGGCGCGGTTGAGCCAGGCTGAGCGGCAGGAGCAGATCGAGCAGTTGGCGGGTCAGTTATGA
- a CDS encoding L-cystine transporter tcyP yields the protein MNLPLILNLLVFLALLFGLAQTRHASWSLARKVLLALVLGVGFGVALHTIYGAGNPVLKASIGWFDLVGNGYVQLLQMIVIPLVFASILSAVARLHNASSLGKISFLTIGTLLFTTAIAALIGIGLTNLFGLTAEGLVAGSQELARLQVIQSDYAGKVADLNIPQLLLSFIPQNPFADLARAKPTSIISVVIFAAFLGVAALQLLKDDAQKGQKVIDAIDTLQSWVTRLVRLVMKLTPYGVLALMTKVVAGSNLQDIIKLGSFVVVSYLGLGLMFVVHGLLVSAAGINPLRFLRKIWPVLTFAFTSRSSAATIPLSIEVQTSRLGIPRAIASFSASFGATIGQNGCAGLYPAMLAVMVAPTVGINPLDPVWIATLVAIVTLSSAGVAGVGGGATFAALIVLPAMGLPVSLVALLISVEPLIDMGRTALNVSGSITAGAITSQVMQQTDKALLDADEHGELVHA from the coding sequence ATGAATCTGCCGCTGATCCTCAATCTGCTGGTGTTCCTCGCCTTGCTGTTCGGCCTGGCGCAAACCCGTCACGCCAGCTGGAGCCTGGCCAGGAAAGTACTGCTGGCCCTGGTGCTGGGCGTGGGGTTCGGGGTGGCCCTGCACACGATCTACGGGGCTGGCAACCCGGTGCTCAAGGCCTCGATCGGCTGGTTCGACCTGGTCGGCAACGGCTACGTGCAACTGTTGCAGATGATCGTCATCCCGCTGGTCTTCGCCTCGATCCTCAGCGCCGTGGCGCGTCTGCACAACGCCTCGTCCCTGGGCAAGATCAGCTTCCTGACCATCGGCACCTTGCTGTTCACCACGGCCATCGCCGCCCTGATCGGGATCGGCCTGACCAACCTGTTCGGCCTCACCGCCGAAGGGCTGGTGGCCGGCAGCCAGGAACTGGCGCGCCTGCAAGTGATCCAGAGCGATTACGCCGGCAAGGTCGCCGACCTGAACATCCCGCAGTTGCTGCTTTCGTTCATTCCACAAAACCCCTTTGCCGACCTGGCCCGGGCCAAGCCGACCTCGATCATCAGCGTGGTGATCTTCGCCGCGTTCCTCGGCGTGGCCGCCCTGCAGTTGCTCAAGGATGACGCGCAAAAAGGTCAGAAAGTGATCGACGCCATCGACACCCTGCAGAGCTGGGTCACGCGTCTGGTGCGGTTGGTGATGAAGCTGACGCCCTATGGCGTGCTGGCGTTGATGACCAAAGTGGTGGCGGGCTCCAACCTGCAGGACATCATCAAGCTCGGCAGTTTCGTGGTGGTGTCGTACCTGGGCCTGGGCCTGATGTTCGTCGTCCATGGCCTGCTGGTCAGCGCGGCGGGGATCAACCCGTTGCGTTTCTTGCGCAAGATCTGGCCGGTGCTGACCTTCGCCTTCACCAGCCGCTCCAGCGCGGCGACCATCCCGCTGAGCATCGAAGTCCAGACCAGCCGCCTCGGCATTCCACGCGCCATCGCCAGCTTCAGCGCCTCGTTCGGCGCCACCATCGGCCAGAACGGTTGCGCCGGCCTGTACCCGGCGATGCTGGCGGTCATGGTTGCGCCGACAGTGGGCATCAACCCGCTGGACCCGGTATGGATCGCGACGCTGGTGGCGATCGTGACCTTGAGTTCGGCGGGCGTCGCCGGGGTCGGTGGCGGGGCGACATTTGCCGCGCTGATCGTGCTGCCGGCGATGGGCTTGCCGGTCTCGCTGGTGGCGCTGCTGATTTCCGTCGAGCCGCTGATCGACATGGGTCGCACGGCGCTGAACGTCAGCGGCTCGATCACCGCCGGGGCGATCACCAGCCAGGTGATGCAACAGACCGACAAGGCCTTGCTCGACGCTGATGAACATGGGGAGTTGGTGCACGCTTGA